The Scomber japonicus isolate fScoJap1 chromosome 9, fScoJap1.pri, whole genome shotgun sequence genome includes a region encoding these proteins:
- the slc2a11b gene encoding solute carrier family 2, facilitated glucose transporter member 11b, with the protein MTKESVDEYQPLLFKAEKDSKWTIKFPNKSLLLAACAACIGGTFQYGYNISIINAPTTYVHNFINQTWKERYQKDISEDVLTLLWSTIVSIFTLGGLIGVSIGGALSVRLGRKGTLLTNNIFVLVAALLMGLSYPTGLFELLIIGRFITGINAGIGICVQPLYLGEIAPTALRGMTGMGTSVFITIGILSGQVMGLTELLGREEHWPILLSTTCVPAFLQLLILPFFPESPRYLLIDKGDEEGCKKALKQLHGMARYDSEQEDIENERNNLVGFKPKKPWELFTDRSVRLQLLTIILLNTAQQLNGINAIYFYTDYVFRQAGIPDDKIPYATVGTGACECLTALTCGLLIESLGRKVLITGGYMLMSICCILFTLTITFQNASPVFPYLSMACVFAFILSFGLGPGGVTNILTTELFTQTSRPAAYMIAGSVNWLSFFFISMVFPFIVIGLKQYCFLVFLAVCALVATYIFLIVPETKNKTFLEIQNVFQSTDKRSADGTGTTLLATSL; encoded by the exons atgacaaaagaaaGTGTGGATGAATATCAGCCTTTgctttttaaagctgaaaaagaTTCAAAGTGGACTATTAAG tttccCAACAAATCACTACTGCTGGCTGCGTGTGCTGCTTGCATTGGAGGAACCTTTCAGTATGGATATAACATTTCTATCATCAATGCACCTACCACG TACGTCCATAATTTCATAAACCAAACCTGGAAGGAGCGTTACCAAAAGGACATATCAGAAGATGTTCTCACTCTACTCTGGTCCACTATTGTGTCTATATTCACCTTAGGAGGACTTATAGGAGTGTCAATCGGTGGAGCATTGTCTGTGAGGCTGGGAAG GAAAGGGACACTGTTGACCAATAATATCTTTGTATTAGTGGCTGCACTGCTGATGGGTCTGAGTTACCCTACAGGATTATTTGAATTACTCATCATTGGACGTTTCATCACTGGAATTAATGCAG GAATTGGTATTTGTGTTCAGCCTCTGTATTTGGGGGAAATCGCTCCAACTGCACTTCGTGGCATGACAGGAATGGGTACCTCTGTTTTCATCACTATTGGGATCTTGAGTGGACAAGTGATGGGTCTCAC AGAGCTGCTGGGCAGAGAGGAGCACTGGCCTATTCTGCTCTCCACCACATGTGTCCCAGCCTTCCTGCAGCTCCTgatcctacctttcttcccagAGAGCCCACGCTACCTGCTCATTGACAAAGGAGATGAGGAGGGTTGTAAAAAAG CCCTGAAGCAACTGCACGGTATGGCTAGATATGACAGTGAACAGGAGGACATCGAGAATGAGAGGAACAATTTGGTCGGGTTCAAACCCAAGAAACCCTGGGAGCTCTTCACTGACAGGAGCGTACGCTTGCAGCTTCTCACCATCATTCTTCTCAATACAGCTCAACAGCTGAATGGGATCAATGCT ATTTACTTCTACACAGACTATGTGTTCAGACAAGCTGGTATTCCTGATGATAAAATACCATATGCAACTGTCGGCACTGGTGCCTGTGAATGTCTCACCGCTCTCACCTGT GGTCTGCTCATTGAAAGTCTGGGAAGGAAAGTGCTCATCACGGGAGGATACATGCTGATGAGCATCTGCTGCATTTTATTCACTCTGACAATCACTTTTCAG aaTGCCAGTCCAGTTTTTCCCTACCTGAGCATGGCCTGTGTTTTTGCCTTTATCCTGAGTTTTGGCTTAGGCCCAG GTGGCGTGACTAACATTTTGACAACGGAGCTTTTCACACAAACTTCACGCCCCGCAGCGTACATGATTGCAGGATCAGTGAATTGGCtcagcttcttcttcatcaGTATGGTCTTCCCTTTTATAGTG ATCGGGCTGAAGCAGTACTGTTTCCTGGTGTTCTTGGCCGTCTGTGCCCTGGTAGCAACGTACATTTTCCTTATTGTACCTGAAACCAAGAACAAAACTTTCCTGGAAATACAGAATGTGTTTCAGTCCACAGACAAAAGAAGTGCTGATGGGACAGGGACAACACTGTTAGCAACCTCTTTatga
- the rbm19 gene encoding probable RNA-binding protein 19 isoform X1, with product MSRLIVKNLPNGMKEERFKAMFVAFGTVTDCSLKFTKDGKFRKFGFVGFKTEEDANKALIHFNKSFVDTSRVTVEMCKAFGDPTKAKSWSKHSQSSGPDKPKSAPTDTDSKKKKKQNKETSSALGNLEEDDGFKEFLSVHQNRSQAPTWANDTMQQPADPDRSSKTQSKKKPASDDYLNFDSDQSDEDEEAEEEEYDEDEGATKEALKSGLSDMEYLRSKVAQTEGTMKDEGEGVVQHVDSAYESGDRENISKTKTSGSSEDKKQGKEKKTAKQETEPTTEFTVKLRGAPFNVKEQQIKEFMTPLKPAAIRIGKNESGNRTGYVYVDLHSEEQVEKALKKNKDYIGGRYIEVFRVDSFRDKNKRDSKAKEIDRNFNRTLKEDEEEEDVAESGRLFIRNLPYTCTEEEIKDLFSKYGPLSEVLFPIDNLTKKPKGFAFVMYMIPENAVTALAQLDGHIFQGRMLHLLPSTVKKEKAESSDAGGPGSSSYKRQKDAKNKASSSSSHNWNSLFLGTSAVADAIAEKYNTTKSQVLDHESKGSVAVRMALGETQIVQETRQFLLDNGVSLDSFSQAAAGRSTTVILVKNLPAGVTASDLEELFSPHGSLGRVLLPPSGLTAIVEFLEPTEAKRAFTRLAYSKFQHVPLYLEWAPVGVFVAAKPEAVLDKEEAMKEEKKKEEEEEEEEEEEEEECAPGSTLFIKNLNFSTAEDKLQETFSKCGKVKSCTISKKKDKTGRLLSMGYGFVQYQTAEAAQKALRQLQHCTVDDHQLELKISEKATRATEVSRKKKQAEKKQTGSKILVRNVPFQATVREIRELFCTFGELKTVRLPKKAAGTGNHRGFGFIDFLTKQDAKKAFAALCHSTHLYGRRLVLEWADAEDTVETLRRKTAEHFHVVEKKKRKAEVLEGIMEKMETGGDAED from the exons ATGTCGAGACTCATCGTTAAAAACCTCCCAAATGGG atgaaggaggagaggttCAAAGCCATGTTTGTGGCATTTGGCACCGTGACAGACTGCTCCCTGAAGTTCACCAAAGATGGAAAGTTCCGTAAGTTTGGTTTTGTCGGCTTCAAAACCGAAGAAGATGCGAACAAAGCTTTGATACACTTCAACAAGAGCTTCGTGGATACATCCAGAGTGACG GTGGAGATGTGTAAGGCCTTTGGAGACCCCACTAAAGCTAAATCCTGGAGCAAACACAGTCAGAGCTCCGGTCCGGACAAACCCAAATCTGCTCCCACTGACACTGACAGCAAGAAG aaaaagaaacagaacaagGAGACCAGCAGCGCACTGGGAAAT ctggaGGAGGACGATGGATTCAAGGAGTTTCTGTCAGTGCATCAGAATCGTAGCCAAGCACCAACGTGGGCGAACGACACGATGCAGCAGCCAGCCGACCCTGACAGAAGCTCAAAGACTCAGAGCAAGAAGAAGCCGGCTTCAGACGATTACCTCAACTTTGATTCCGATCAgtcagatgaagatgaagaagcggaggaagaggaatatgatgaagatgaag GTGCCACTAAAGAAGCACTGAAGTCTGGCTTATCAGATATGGAGTACCTGCGCTCAAAGGTGGCACAGACTGAGGGCACCATGAAGGATGAAGGTGAGGGGGTCGTACAGCATGTAGACAGCGCCTATGAGAGTGGAGACAGAGAAAACATCAGCAAGACAAAAACTTCAGGCTCCTCTGAAGATAAGAAGCAGGGCAAAGAGAAGAAAACTGCCAAGCAAGAG ACCGAGCCGACAACGGAGTTCACCGTGAAGCTGAGAGGAGCCCCGTTCAATGTGAAAGAG CAACAAATTAAAGAATTCATGACTCCGCTGAAGCCTGCAGCCATCAGGATTGGGAAAAATGAAAGCGGCAACAGAACAG gctatGTATATGTGGACCTTCACTCTGAAGAACAGGTGGAAAAGGCtttaaagaagaataaagacTATATAG GGGGGCGCTACATTGAGGTCTTCCGCGTTGATTCCTTCAGGGATAAGAACAAGAGGGACAGTAAGGCCAAAGAAATTGACAGAAACTTCAACAGGACGctgaaggaggatgaggaggaggaagatgtcGCAGAGTCAGGGCGACTCTTCATCAGAAACCTTCCTTACACATGCACTGAAGAAGagattaaagatttattttctaaatatg GTCCTTTATCTGAGGTGCTCTTCCCCATTGACAATCTAACCAAGAAACCGAAAGGATTCGCTTTCGTAATGTACATGATTCCAGAAAATGCTGTGACAGCTCTTGCTCAGTTGGACGGACATATATTTCAG GGCAGGATGCTTCACTTGCTTCCCTCCAcagtaaagaaggaaaaggcTGAATCTTCAGATGCTGGCGGTCCTGGCTCTTCGTCTTACAAGCGGCAAAAAGATGCTAAAAATAAAGCTTCAAGTTCCAG cTCACACAACTGGAACAGCCTGTTTCTGGGCACGAGTGCAGTAGCAGATGCCATTGCTGAAAAATACAACACGACAAAAAGCCAAGTCCTGGACCAC GAGTCAAAGGGGAGTGTTGCAGTGAGGATGGCTCTGGGAGAGACCCAGATTGTCCAGGAGACTCGACAGTTCCTACTGGACAATGGTGTGAGTCTGGATTCCTTCAGTCAG GCAGCAGCAGGCAGGAGTACAACTGTGATCTTGGTGAAGAACCTTCCGGCAGGAGTGACAGCATCAGATCTGGAAGAGCTCTTCTCCCCTCATGGCTCTTTGGGCCGAGTGCTGCTGCCGCCCTCAGGACTCACCGCCATCGTCGAGTTCCTGGAGCCGACTGAAGCAAAACGAGCCTTCACTAGACTGGCTTACAGCAAG TTCCAACATGTCCCGTTGTATTTGGAGTGGGCACctgtgggggtgtttgtggcAGCCAAACCAGAAGCAG TATTAGACAAAGAGGAGGcgatgaaagaagaaaagaagaaagaggaggaagaagaagaagaagaagaggaggaggaggaagaatgtGCTCCTGGTTCTACACTTTTCATTAAGAACCTTAATTTCAGTACAGCAGAGGACAAACTACAGGAG ACATTCTCCAAATGTGGCAAAGTCAAATCCTGCACCATCTCCAAGAAGAAAGATAAAACAG GCAGGCTGTTGTCCATGGGCTACGGTTTTGTCCAGTATCAGACAGCAGAGGCAGCACAGAAGGCTCTGAGGCAGCTACAG CACTGTACTGTGGACGATCATCAGCTGGAACTGAAGATCTCAGAGAAAGCCACAAG GGCCACTGAGGTGTCGCGCAAGAAGAAGCAAGCTGAGAAGAAGCAGACGGGATCCAAGATCCTTGTACGCAACGTCCCCTTCCAGGCCACCGTCAGGGAAATACGAGAACTCttctg TACATTTGGAGAGCTGAAGACAGTCCGTCTTCCAAAGAAAGCAGCTGGTACAGGGAACCACAGAGGTTTTGGCTTTATTGACTTCCTTACGAAACAGGACGCTAAG AAAGCATTTGCTGCACTCTGCCACAGCACCCACTTGTACGGCAGACGCCTTGTGCTGGAGTGGGCTGATGCTGAGGACACGGTGGAGACACTGAGACGGAAAACAGCGGAACATTTTCACG tggttgaaaaaaagaaacggAAAGCAGAAGTGTTGGAGGGGATTATGGAGAAGATGGAGACTGGAGGGGATGCGGAAGACTGA
- the rbm19 gene encoding probable RNA-binding protein 19 isoform X2, translating to MSRLIVKNLPNGMKEERFKAMFVAFGTVTDCSLKFTKDGKFRKFGFVGFKTEEDANKALIHFNKSFVDTSRVTVEMCKAFGDPTKAKSWSKHSQSSGPDKPKSAPTDTDSKKKKKQNKETSSALGNLEEDDGFKEFLSVHQNRSQAPTWANDTMQQPADPDRSSKTQSKKKPASDDYLNFDSDQSDEDEEAEEEEYDEDEGATKEALKSGLSDMEYLRSKVAQTEGTMKDEGEGVVQHVDSAYESGDRENISKTKTSGSSEDKKQGKEKKTAKQETEPTTEFTVKLRGAPFNVKEQQIKEFMTPLKPAAIRIGKNESGNRTGYVYVDLHSEEQVEKALKKNKDYIGGRYIEVFRVDSFRDKNKRDSKAKEIDRNFNRTLKEDEEEEDVAESGRLFIRNLPYTCTEEEIKDLFSKYGPLSEVLFPIDNLTKKPKGFAFVMYMIPENAVTALAQLDGHIFQGRMLHLLPSTVKKEKAESSDAGGPGSSSYKRQKDAKNKASSSSSHNWNSLFLGTSAVADAIAEKYNTTKSQVLDHESKGSVAVRMALGETQIVQETRQFLLDNGVSLDSFSQAAAGRSTTVILVKNLPAGVTASDLEELFSPHGSLGRVLLPPSGLTAIVEFLEPTEAKRAFTRLAYSKFQHVPLYLEWAPVGVFVAAKPEAVLDKEEAMKEEKKKEEEEEEEEEEEEEECAPGSTLFIKNLNFSTAEDKLQETFSKCGKVKSCTISKKKDKTGRLLSMGYGFVQYQTAEAAQKALRQLQHCTVDDHQLELKISEKATRATEVSRKKKQAEKKQTGSKILVRNVPFQATVREIRELFCTFGELKTVRLPKKAAGTGNHRGFGFIDFLTKQDAKHLLHSATAPTCTADALCWSGLMLRTRWRH from the exons ATGTCGAGACTCATCGTTAAAAACCTCCCAAATGGG atgaaggaggagaggttCAAAGCCATGTTTGTGGCATTTGGCACCGTGACAGACTGCTCCCTGAAGTTCACCAAAGATGGAAAGTTCCGTAAGTTTGGTTTTGTCGGCTTCAAAACCGAAGAAGATGCGAACAAAGCTTTGATACACTTCAACAAGAGCTTCGTGGATACATCCAGAGTGACG GTGGAGATGTGTAAGGCCTTTGGAGACCCCACTAAAGCTAAATCCTGGAGCAAACACAGTCAGAGCTCCGGTCCGGACAAACCCAAATCTGCTCCCACTGACACTGACAGCAAGAAG aaaaagaaacagaacaagGAGACCAGCAGCGCACTGGGAAAT ctggaGGAGGACGATGGATTCAAGGAGTTTCTGTCAGTGCATCAGAATCGTAGCCAAGCACCAACGTGGGCGAACGACACGATGCAGCAGCCAGCCGACCCTGACAGAAGCTCAAAGACTCAGAGCAAGAAGAAGCCGGCTTCAGACGATTACCTCAACTTTGATTCCGATCAgtcagatgaagatgaagaagcggaggaagaggaatatgatgaagatgaag GTGCCACTAAAGAAGCACTGAAGTCTGGCTTATCAGATATGGAGTACCTGCGCTCAAAGGTGGCACAGACTGAGGGCACCATGAAGGATGAAGGTGAGGGGGTCGTACAGCATGTAGACAGCGCCTATGAGAGTGGAGACAGAGAAAACATCAGCAAGACAAAAACTTCAGGCTCCTCTGAAGATAAGAAGCAGGGCAAAGAGAAGAAAACTGCCAAGCAAGAG ACCGAGCCGACAACGGAGTTCACCGTGAAGCTGAGAGGAGCCCCGTTCAATGTGAAAGAG CAACAAATTAAAGAATTCATGACTCCGCTGAAGCCTGCAGCCATCAGGATTGGGAAAAATGAAAGCGGCAACAGAACAG gctatGTATATGTGGACCTTCACTCTGAAGAACAGGTGGAAAAGGCtttaaagaagaataaagacTATATAG GGGGGCGCTACATTGAGGTCTTCCGCGTTGATTCCTTCAGGGATAAGAACAAGAGGGACAGTAAGGCCAAAGAAATTGACAGAAACTTCAACAGGACGctgaaggaggatgaggaggaggaagatgtcGCAGAGTCAGGGCGACTCTTCATCAGAAACCTTCCTTACACATGCACTGAAGAAGagattaaagatttattttctaaatatg GTCCTTTATCTGAGGTGCTCTTCCCCATTGACAATCTAACCAAGAAACCGAAAGGATTCGCTTTCGTAATGTACATGATTCCAGAAAATGCTGTGACAGCTCTTGCTCAGTTGGACGGACATATATTTCAG GGCAGGATGCTTCACTTGCTTCCCTCCAcagtaaagaaggaaaaggcTGAATCTTCAGATGCTGGCGGTCCTGGCTCTTCGTCTTACAAGCGGCAAAAAGATGCTAAAAATAAAGCTTCAAGTTCCAG cTCACACAACTGGAACAGCCTGTTTCTGGGCACGAGTGCAGTAGCAGATGCCATTGCTGAAAAATACAACACGACAAAAAGCCAAGTCCTGGACCAC GAGTCAAAGGGGAGTGTTGCAGTGAGGATGGCTCTGGGAGAGACCCAGATTGTCCAGGAGACTCGACAGTTCCTACTGGACAATGGTGTGAGTCTGGATTCCTTCAGTCAG GCAGCAGCAGGCAGGAGTACAACTGTGATCTTGGTGAAGAACCTTCCGGCAGGAGTGACAGCATCAGATCTGGAAGAGCTCTTCTCCCCTCATGGCTCTTTGGGCCGAGTGCTGCTGCCGCCCTCAGGACTCACCGCCATCGTCGAGTTCCTGGAGCCGACTGAAGCAAAACGAGCCTTCACTAGACTGGCTTACAGCAAG TTCCAACATGTCCCGTTGTATTTGGAGTGGGCACctgtgggggtgtttgtggcAGCCAAACCAGAAGCAG TATTAGACAAAGAGGAGGcgatgaaagaagaaaagaagaaagaggaggaagaagaagaagaagaagaggaggaggaggaagaatgtGCTCCTGGTTCTACACTTTTCATTAAGAACCTTAATTTCAGTACAGCAGAGGACAAACTACAGGAG ACATTCTCCAAATGTGGCAAAGTCAAATCCTGCACCATCTCCAAGAAGAAAGATAAAACAG GCAGGCTGTTGTCCATGGGCTACGGTTTTGTCCAGTATCAGACAGCAGAGGCAGCACAGAAGGCTCTGAGGCAGCTACAG CACTGTACTGTGGACGATCATCAGCTGGAACTGAAGATCTCAGAGAAAGCCACAAG GGCCACTGAGGTGTCGCGCAAGAAGAAGCAAGCTGAGAAGAAGCAGACGGGATCCAAGATCCTTGTACGCAACGTCCCCTTCCAGGCCACCGTCAGGGAAATACGAGAACTCttctg TACATTTGGAGAGCTGAAGACAGTCCGTCTTCCAAAGAAAGCAGCTGGTACAGGGAACCACAGAGGTTTTGGCTTTATTGACTTCCTTACGAAACAGGACGCTAAG CATTTGCTGCACTCTGCCACAGCACCCACTTGTACGGCAGACGCCTTGTGCTGGAGTGGGCTGATGCTGAGGACACGGTGGAGACACTGA